Proteins encoded together in one Sulfoacidibacillus ferrooxidans window:
- the rpsR gene encoding 30S ribosomal protein S18, with product MPRKGRGGKRKRVCQFCVDKITLVDYKEANRLTKYLTERGKILPRRISGNCARHQRQVTVAIKQARQVALMPYTME from the coding sequence ATGCCGCGCAAAGGCCGTGGAGGTAAGAGGAAACGCGTATGCCAATTTTGTGTAGACAAGATTACGCTTGTTGACTATAAAGAGGCGAATCGGTTAACAAAGTATTTGACCGAGCGTGGGAAAATTCTACCGCGTCGTATTTCGGGTAACTGTGCTAGACATCAACGGCAAGTTACTGTGGCTATTAAACAGGCTCGTCAAGTAGCCTTAATGCCATATACGATGGAGTAG
- the ssb gene encoding single-stranded DNA-binding protein has protein sequence MLNRIILIGRLTQDPELRYTQSGVAVASFTLAVDRQRANQAGEREADFINIVVWQKLGELCAQYLRKGRLAAVEGRLQIRQYENKEGQRVRVAEVVADNVRFLDRGTEGTSGSAGASGQSTGTGYGNSRPDSDRSTSSPRYQDDPFADDGRSIDIVDDDLPF, from the coding sequence ATGTTAAATCGAATCATCTTGATTGGTCGTTTGACGCAGGATCCAGAATTGCGATATACGCAGTCAGGGGTTGCTGTAGCATCGTTCACTTTAGCGGTTGATCGTCAACGTGCGAATCAAGCGGGGGAACGAGAGGCAGACTTTATTAATATTGTCGTATGGCAAAAGCTTGGGGAACTGTGCGCTCAATATCTACGCAAGGGCAGGCTTGCTGCGGTAGAAGGAAGGTTGCAGATTCGCCAATATGAAAATAAAGAAGGCCAGCGTGTACGTGTAGCGGAAGTTGTCGCAGACAATGTTCGCTTTTTGGATCGTGGAACGGAAGGTACGAGTGGTTCTGCGGGGGCTTCGGGGCAGTCTACTGGAACTGGTTATGGCAATAGTAGACCTGATTCTGATCGCAGCACTTCTTCCCCGCGTTATCAAGACGATCCATTTGCAGATGATGGTCGATCGATTGACATCGTAGATGACGATTTACCCTTTTAG
- a CDS encoding two-component system sensor histidine kinase NtrB, whose protein sequence is MKVNYANVGMAAVIIISGSLLASLIYSDYSNTRTMLEQYYNTTILESGHFIVDSIKPFQLLENQNQTGISPVHSLLQHQLQILSGTPLHVLQIKVVTYPGNKLIDQVTGNNFTSTHIQPPPNNMSSQLQSNGHMIILHDNNSPHSTFSELTLPIVQDHKQTATLYIIACQNFLEESLQSFFYHQLFFASLIALLLIGSTRFFSRLIRKVKREPEIVSNWVNLLVNDPLAPPPTTLQLLDPLTKAIFHMRERLYQQEAMIDQVIKNAPMIIISVSKSYTIQLVNPTFLTLTGLREDEVLGISAEHIARRLQVPLELLHSISSQLLTGAAIRSLEIPFIHAITQEKKVIECSIAADTWTDVGTTGIILFGEDVSTRKQWEAFTAKIDRLNLVAELAASTAHEIRNPLTTVRGFLQLQRRRNQLSSGKDHYMIMIEEIDRVDGLISEYLSLARNSVQADRQIIDIKDVVEDLIPLITAEANMKGVIIRLPELPSGPCQANKSELKQVFLNLSKNALDAMPKGGTLTVYGQTNNNLYTLVIADTGGGIAPLHLERIFEPFFTTKSTGSGLGLAISKKIIEAHQGEIEVESHIDQGTSFYISLPLHANHSTLL, encoded by the coding sequence GTGAAAGTAAACTACGCGAACGTCGGTATGGCGGCTGTAATTATTATATCTGGCAGTCTTTTAGCTAGTCTCATCTATAGTGACTATTCAAATACACGCACCATGCTTGAACAATACTATAATACAACTATTTTGGAGAGTGGCCACTTTATAGTGGATAGTATTAAACCCTTTCAGTTACTTGAAAATCAGAACCAGACTGGCATTTCTCCCGTTCATTCTTTACTACAGCATCAATTACAGATACTCTCTGGCACTCCGCTACATGTGTTACAAATCAAAGTTGTCACTTATCCAGGGAACAAGCTTATTGACCAAGTAACTGGTAACAACTTTACTTCAACCCATATACAGCCTCCACCTAATAACATGAGCAGTCAACTGCAATCCAATGGACATATGATTATATTACATGATAACAATAGTCCTCATTCAACATTTAGCGAATTAACTTTACCCATTGTGCAAGACCATAAACAAACGGCTACACTCTATATCATTGCATGTCAAAACTTTCTTGAAGAGAGTCTACAGTCCTTCTTTTATCATCAACTGTTTTTTGCATCTTTAATCGCTTTACTTCTCATTGGCAGTACTCGATTTTTTTCTAGACTCATACGAAAAGTGAAGCGCGAGCCAGAAATCGTATCTAATTGGGTGAACTTGCTTGTCAATGATCCATTGGCACCTCCTCCCACAACATTACAACTTCTCGATCCTTTAACAAAGGCCATCTTCCATATGAGAGAGAGACTATACCAACAAGAAGCTATGATCGATCAGGTCATAAAAAATGCGCCTATGATCATTATAAGCGTCTCGAAGTCCTATACGATCCAATTAGTCAATCCTACGTTTCTCACGTTGACGGGACTACGGGAAGATGAGGTTCTTGGTATATCGGCCGAGCATATCGCAAGACGTCTCCAAGTGCCACTAGAGCTGTTACATTCGATTTCGTCACAACTACTTACTGGAGCTGCCATCCGCAGTCTAGAAATCCCATTCATTCATGCGATTACGCAAGAAAAGAAGGTCATTGAATGTTCGATTGCAGCCGATACATGGACTGACGTCGGAACCACTGGCATCATCCTATTTGGCGAAGATGTGAGTACACGCAAACAATGGGAGGCATTCACAGCAAAAATTGATCGCCTTAACTTAGTTGCTGAACTCGCAGCTTCAACCGCCCATGAAATCAGAAATCCGCTCACAACCGTTCGTGGATTTTTACAATTGCAAAGACGTCGCAATCAACTATCTAGCGGCAAAGATCATTACATGATTATGATTGAAGAAATTGATCGTGTAGATGGACTCATCTCTGAATATTTGTCACTTGCAAGAAATTCAGTTCAAGCTGATAGGCAAATCATAGACATCAAAGATGTTGTTGAAGATTTAATCCCGTTGATCACTGCAGAAGCTAATATGAAGGGTGTCATCATTCGCCTACCTGAACTGCCTTCTGGACCATGCCAAGCGAACAAAAGTGAATTGAAACAGGTGTTTCTTAACTTAAGCAAGAATGCTTTAGATGCGATGCCAAAAGGAGGAACCTTAACTGTATACGGTCAAACCAACAATAATCTATATACCCTTGTCATCGCTGATACTGGTGGGGGCATCGCACCACTTCACTTAGAAAGAATATTTGAACCTTTTTTCACCACAAAATCTACTGGGTCCGGACTTGGACTTGCAATATCAAAAAAAATTATCGAAGCACACCAAGGGGAAATTGAAGTAGAATCTCACATTGATCAAGGTACTAGTTTTTATATTTCTCTCCCTCTCCATGCAAACCATAGCACGTTACTCTAA